One window of bacterium genomic DNA carries:
- a CDS encoding DUF402 domain-containing protein — protein MSIWYHAPPRRVSDRAGTPPTEGKEFGGWNPLGMQVLEIKRTLAGETKTYACRAAEMTADRAVLLYTLERPGTVGGLTLPAGTLTVAYYWTDRPYNVYHWIAPDGTTLAYYFNLSGPPRIEHARLEWEDLEVDVLVTPDARARVLDEDRVPASAADRLPEIAAARDRVLREYREVARSVEAASRTLRTTHGGAPASAPKPS, from the coding sequence GTGTCCATTTGGTACCATGCCCCGCCGCGTCGCGTGTCAGACCGCGCCGGCACGCCGCCGACGGAGGGGAAGGAGTTCGGCGGTTGGAATCCTCTGGGCATGCAGGTCCTCGAGATCAAGCGCACGCTCGCGGGGGAGACCAAAACGTACGCATGCCGCGCCGCGGAGATGACGGCCGACCGCGCGGTGCTCCTGTACACGCTCGAGCGGCCCGGGACGGTCGGCGGTCTCACGCTGCCCGCCGGCACCCTCACCGTCGCATACTACTGGACCGATCGGCCCTACAACGTCTATCACTGGATCGCTCCGGACGGAACCACGCTCGCCTACTACTTCAACCTCAGCGGCCCGCCCCGCATCGAGCACGCGCGGCTGGAGTGGGAGGATCTGGAGGTGGACGTCCTCGTGACCCCGGACGCGCGCGCCCGCGTGCTCGACGAGGATCGCGTGCCGGCGAGCGCCGCCGATCGGCTGCCCGAGATCGCCGCAGCACGCGATCGCGTGCTGCGCGAGTATCGTGAGGTCGCCCGCAGCGTCGAAGCCGCATCCAGGACACTGCGGACCACGCACGGCGGCGCCCCGGCATCCGCGCCGAAGCCGTCCTGA
- a CDS encoding SpoVR family protein gives MLSEYEPVIRRLEGLAHDRGLAFDPVIFQITDSDAIAEVASMGLPNRFIHWYWGGAYKELVTQQNKEVFTILELVLNTAPSHAFLRSANTYLQNVLVIAHVLGHADFFANNHWYRKSNKNMLNHTEQHARLIRSYELQYGRERVEKLLDALLTVATSVNAFERNPQERRKRLIYYLEERAPLDEFERVLLDAICEEAEYFDLIQRTHLINEGWATFIEAELLTRLLTARQWASLSVQLCNRPAPYTIGYTLFKHVRDREGFARVLEIRRFYEDVSLIDVALTAEMVRRLDLFVYDPKEKQKSYDLPKVKDMLIAQKLYKGEPRVEVDPASQGRDLLLVHMDEDRKLESKRVGLFLKAVYALWRNPVKLRANGKVYTYDRRGLSST, from the coding sequence ATGCTGAGCGAATACGAGCCGGTCATCCGCCGGTTGGAGGGGTTGGCCCACGACCGCGGCCTCGCGTTCGACCCCGTGATCTTCCAGATCACGGACAGCGACGCGATCGCGGAGGTCGCCAGCATGGGCCTCCCCAACCGGTTCATCCACTGGTACTGGGGCGGGGCGTACAAGGAGCTCGTGACCCAGCAGAACAAGGAAGTGTTCACGATCCTCGAGCTGGTGCTCAACACGGCGCCGTCGCACGCGTTCTTGCGGAGCGCCAACACCTATCTGCAGAACGTGTTGGTGATCGCCCACGTCCTCGGCCACGCCGACTTCTTCGCGAACAACCACTGGTACCGCAAGTCCAACAAGAACATGCTGAACCACACCGAGCAGCACGCGCGCCTGATCCGGAGCTACGAGCTCCAGTACGGCCGCGAGCGCGTCGAGAAACTGCTCGACGCGCTGTTGACGGTGGCGACGTCGGTGAACGCGTTCGAGCGGAACCCGCAGGAGCGGCGGAAGCGCCTGATCTACTACCTGGAGGAGCGCGCGCCGCTCGACGAGTTCGAGCGCGTGCTGCTGGACGCGATCTGCGAGGAGGCGGAGTACTTCGACCTCATCCAGCGGACACACCTGATCAACGAGGGCTGGGCGACGTTCATCGAGGCCGAGCTGCTCACCCGGCTGCTGACCGCCCGCCAGTGGGCGAGCCTGTCCGTGCAGCTCTGCAACCGGCCGGCGCCGTACACGATCGGGTACACGCTGTTCAAGCACGTGCGCGACCGCGAGGGGTTCGCGCGGGTGCTAGAGATCCGGCGGTTCTACGAGGACGTGAGCCTGATCGACGTCGCCCTGACGGCAGAGATGGTGCGGCGCCTCGATCTGTTTGTCTACGATCCCAAGGAGAAGCAGAAGAGCTACGACCTCCCGAAGGTCAAGGACATGCTGATCGCGCAGAAACTGTACAAGGGAGAGCCGCGCGTGGAGGTGGACCCGGCGTCGCAGGGCCGGGACCTGCTCCTCGTGCATATGGACGAAGACCGCAAGCTCGAATCAAAGCGCGTCGGGCTGTTCCTGAAGGCCGTGTACGCGTTGTGGCGGAACCCGGTCAAGCTCCGTGCGAACGGCAAGGTGTACACGTACGACCGCCGAGGGCTCTCCTCGACGTAG
- a CDS encoding 3-oxoacyl-ACP reductase family protein encodes MRLRESVVVVTGASRGIGRAIAQAFAREGSAVVVNAARSIAEARAVAEAIVASGGRAVAVQADVGEPAAAQGLIAKSVKAFGRLDVLVNNAGIVDRATLWQIDEARWSRMMAVHVTGPFFAGRAAAQVMIKQGGGGAIVNIASMRGIEPGSGPLHYNVSKAAVLMLTKCLARDLAPHVRVNAIAPGYTETAFQADRTIAEREQITSRIPLRRFARPEEVARAAVFLASDAAAYMTGHTLVLSGGVVMA; translated from the coding sequence ATGCGGCTGCGGGAGAGCGTCGTCGTCGTGACCGGCGCGAGCCGCGGCATCGGACGCGCGATCGCCCAGGCGTTCGCGCGGGAGGGCTCGGCCGTGGTGGTAAACGCCGCCCGGTCGATCGCGGAGGCGCGCGCCGTGGCCGAGGCGATCGTGGCGAGCGGCGGACGGGCGGTCGCCGTGCAGGCCGACGTCGGCGAACCGGCCGCGGCGCAGGGCCTGATCGCGAAGTCGGTGAAGGCGTTCGGGCGATTGGACGTGCTCGTCAACAACGCCGGGATCGTGGACCGGGCCACGCTGTGGCAGATCGACGAAGCGCGCTGGTCGCGGATGATGGCGGTCCACGTGACCGGGCCGTTCTTCGCCGGCCGAGCCGCCGCGCAGGTCATGATCAAGCAAGGCGGGGGCGGCGCGATCGTCAACATCGCGTCGATGCGCGGCATCGAGCCGGGCTCCGGCCCGCTCCACTACAACGTCAGCAAGGCCGCCGTGCTGATGCTCACGAAGTGCCTGGCGCGCGACCTCGCGCCCCACGTGCGCGTGAACGCGATCGCGCCCGGCTACACCGAGACCGCGTTCCAGGCCGACCGGACGATCGCGGAGCGCGAGCAGATCACATCCCGCATTCCGCTGCGCCGGTTCGCCCGGCCCGAGGAGGTCGCGCGCGCGGCCGTGTTCCTCGCGTCGGACGCCGCGGCGTACATGACAGGGCACACGCTGGTGCTGTCGGGCGGGGTGGTGATGGCCTGA
- a CDS encoding bifunctional nuclease family protein, translating to MIWMKVRTVAMDQQMNPVVLLVDQAETLALPIWIGTPEAQSIALELQGVKMPRPMTHDLIRAMLTHLTVNVSRIVVTDLQNGTYFAEIHLTRNGADVVVDSRPSDAIALALRTEAPIYVEEKVAATAIPLKKAFDEHEVEEFKKFLDGVKPADFEKKQKDRKLEES from the coding sequence ATGATCTGGATGAAGGTACGTACGGTGGCGATGGACCAGCAGATGAACCCCGTCGTGCTGCTCGTCGATCAAGCCGAAACGCTCGCGCTGCCGATCTGGATCGGCACGCCGGAGGCGCAGTCGATCGCGCTCGAGCTGCAGGGCGTGAAGATGCCGCGGCCCATGACCCACGATCTGATCCGCGCGATGCTCACGCACCTCACCGTGAACGTGAGCCGCATCGTGGTGACCGATCTGCAGAACGGGACCTACTTCGCCGAGATCCACTTGACCCGGAACGGCGCGGACGTCGTCGTCGACTCGCGGCCGAGCGACGCGATCGCGCTCGCGCTGCGCACCGAGGCGCCGATCTACGTCGAGGAGAAGGTCGCCGCGACGGCGATCCCGCTGAAGAAGGCGTTCGACGAGCACGAGGTGGAGGAGTTCAAGAAGTTCCTGGACGGCGTCAAGCCCGCGGATTTCGAGAAGAAGCAAAAGGACCGCAAGCTGGAAGAATCGTAG
- a CDS encoding DUF444 family protein has protein sequence MKIHRGRIAQYKHDALLRDYLKQNLNDLIQQKELIIDGRVKTQIATLDLPTLKFGEDAQFLAQGGGGGGAGAGGGAQGAGGEQVQALGGLLGGDHHGRELTVELDFDEFVRLAQEVLLDELCLPTFHEPTRSGEVETQDTPELDDLDRIGLRADLNLEETMAQSLLRNARERGQLQYDVDVQQDGWYFIEDPTTFRNHRSVEIYVLDISGSMRGEYLALVRKTIFVLWHYLERRYPTNLRRYVVFQDVAEEKGRDEFFCVESSGGTHISTGFQKAVELLAGVTEYDKFLFIFTDGETSSGDFDVAKRAYEEALGAFDLVTYGHVNPGGRGVGGFSEHVQETVRSRQGAIFANLVDLETIRATMREFLGFFDARAAAAAPQ, from the coding sequence ATGAAGATCCACCGCGGACGCATCGCCCAGTACAAGCACGATGCCCTGCTGCGGGACTATCTCAAGCAGAACCTGAACGACCTGATTCAGCAGAAAGAGCTGATCATCGACGGACGGGTGAAGACCCAGATCGCCACGCTGGATCTGCCGACCCTCAAATTCGGCGAGGACGCGCAGTTCCTGGCCCAGGGCGGGGGCGGCGGCGGCGCCGGGGCGGGCGGCGGTGCGCAGGGGGCCGGCGGCGAGCAGGTCCAGGCACTCGGCGGCTTGCTCGGCGGAGACCACCACGGCCGGGAGCTGACCGTCGAGCTGGACTTCGACGAGTTCGTCCGGTTGGCCCAGGAGGTGCTGCTCGACGAGCTCTGCCTGCCGACGTTCCACGAGCCCACCCGTTCCGGCGAGGTGGAGACCCAGGACACGCCGGAGCTGGACGATCTGGACCGGATCGGGCTCCGGGCCGACCTGAACCTCGAGGAGACGATGGCGCAGAGCCTGCTGCGCAACGCCCGGGAGCGGGGGCAGCTGCAGTACGACGTGGATGTGCAGCAGGACGGGTGGTACTTCATTGAAGATCCCACGACGTTTCGGAACCACCGCTCCGTGGAGATCTACGTCCTGGATATCTCCGGCTCGATGCGCGGCGAGTACCTCGCCCTCGTGCGCAAAACGATCTTCGTCCTCTGGCACTATCTCGAGCGGCGCTATCCGACGAACCTCCGCCGGTACGTCGTCTTCCAGGACGTGGCCGAGGAGAAGGGGCGTGACGAGTTCTTCTGCGTGGAGTCGAGCGGCGGGACGCACATCAGCACCGGGTTTCAGAAGGCGGTGGAGCTGCTGGCCGGGGTGACCGAGTACGACAAGTTCCTGTTCATCTTCACCGACGGGGAGACGAGTTCCGGCGACTTCGACGTGGCGAAGCGCGCGTATGAGGAAGCGCTCGGCGCGTTCGATCTCGTCACCTACGGCCACGTGAACCCCGGCGGCCGGGGCGTCGGCGGCTTCAGCGAGCACGTCCAGGAGACGGTGCGGTCCCGCCAGGGCGCCATCTTCGCGAACCTCGTCGATCTCGAGACGATCCGCGCGACGATGCGGGAGTTTCTCGGCTTCTTCGATGCCCGGGCGGCCGCGGCGGCGCCGCAGTGA